GAATCGCCCGGCCGCCGACGAGGCGGACCGGCTGCGCTCGCTGCTCTCGGTCAGTGTCGGCGCAGGATCGAGCTTCGCCATGTTCGGCTTTCTTGCGCTGTCCGCGATCCCGGCTTTGCAGGCAATCGGTCTCACCGTGACCTTGGGCATCCTCTGCGCCTACGTCATGTCGCTGCTGCTGGCGAGGGCCTGGCCTGTTGGTTAAACTCGGGTAAACCGCGTCCAGAGCGAGATGCTCGCTTTCGAGTGAGTTCGACGTTTGGTGCATCCACGGCCCTTAGCGTGGACGCGGTTTAGAATATTATATTTTTTAATAACTTAAACCGCGCCAACTCCAGCGTTCGTCAAGTCCGCCGGGGCCGATCCCATCCAAAGGCATCGCATACCGCTCTGGGCGCGGTTTAAACAGGGTTTTTCAACGCCAGGGAACGCCACCGCCGAACAACCATGCCGATCTCGCCCGCCAGGATCCGTGCCTACACGCTGACGACGGCGTTGGGACACGGCTGCCGACCGCACCGTCAAGCCCTGAGCGAGATGCGGCCCGGCCTGCGTCTCTGGACGCCGGAGGAGGCGCCCGTGCAGTCCTGGGCGGGTGTCGTCGACGGCCTGGATGCGGTGCGTCTGCCGGCGCGGCTCGCCGAGTTCGATTGCCGCAACAACCGTCTCGCCGAGCTTGCGCTCGGCGGCGACGGCTTCGCCGAGCAGGTCGAGGCGGCTCGCGAGCGCCGCGGCCCGAGCCGGATCGGCCTCTTTCTCGGCACCAGCACGTCCGGCATCCGCCACACCGAGCAGTGTTACCGGCGCCATTTCGAGGAGAAGACGCCCGGTCTCGGCGATGATCTGCGCTTCGCCTATACCCACGCCTACGTCTCGCTCGCGGACTACTGCAGACGTCGGCTCGGACTGAGCGGGCCGGCCGTGGTGATCTCCACGGCCTGCTCTTCCGGCGCCAAGACCTTTGCGGCGGCTCAGCGAGCCTTATCGGCCGGACTCTGCGATGCGGCCGTCGTCGGTGGCGTCGATACACTGTGCGCAACCACGCTCTTGGGGTTTCACGCACTCGGCCTGCTCTCGCCCACCCCTTGCACCCCTTGGGGGCAAGGACGTACCGGCATCAGCATCGGCGAGGGCGCGGCCTTTGCCCTGCTGGAGCGCGACGGCGACGCGGACGACGACGGCCTGTCCCTGCTCGGCTTCGGCGAGAGCACCGACGCCTACCACATCGCATCGCCTCACCCGCAGGGCGACGGCGCGGTGCTGGCGATGCGCGCGGCACTCGACTCGGCGGGCCTGAGCGCCGACGCGATCGATTACATCAACCTGCACGGCACCGGGACACCGGCCAACGACCTGTCGGAAGACCGGGCCGTGGCGCGGGTGTTCGGCGAAGCCGCGATCGCCGGCGCCACGAAGGGCTGGACCGGGCATACCCTTGGCGCGTCCGGGGCGGTCGAGGCGGTGATTTCGCTGATCTGTCTTCGGGAGGGGCTGCTCCCGGGCACGCTCAATACGCAGCGGTTCGATCCCGAGCTCAAAACACGCCTGATTCGCAACAGCGAGGCGCGACCCATCGCTCGGGTACTGAGCAACGCCTTCGGTTTCGCCGGCAACAACTGCGCACTCGTCTTCGGACGGACCTCATGCGCCTGACCGTGACCGGGATCGGAATCGTCGGACCCGGGCTCGCCGACTGGACCGATGCTCGCCCCGTGCTCGCTGGCGATCGGCCCTATGTCCCCGACACGCTGAGGGTCACGGCGCCGGTCGGACTGAATCCGAACGAGCGGCGCCGCGCGACACTGGCGACTCGCCTCGCCCTGGATGCGGCACGGCAAGCGACTGCCCAGCGAGCGAATGCCCAGCGAGCGAATGGAGGCGACGATGAGGCCACGACCGAGCTCGCCACCGTCTTCGCCTCCGCCGACGGGGACATGGGTCTGATCGACTCCATGTGCCGGGACATCTACGCGCATCGGGTCCCGCCGTCGCCGACGGTGTTCCAGAACTCGGTCCACAACGCGGTCGCCGGCTATTGGTCGATCGCCGAGGGCTGCCGGGGTCCGTCCACCAGCCTCGCGGCCGGCGACGGCACCTTCGCGGCGGGGCTGCTCGAGGCCGCTACCCAGGTGACCTACTTCGCAGGCTCGGTGCTCTTGGTCGCCTTCGAGGTGCCTGCACCCGAGCGGCTGCATCCCCATCGGCCCTTCGACAGCGCCTTCGCTTGTGCACTGCGGCTCGGACCGGCGGCACCGAGCAGCGACCGAACCACGCTCGATCTGACCCTGTGCGACGACGAACAGCCATTCACGCCGATGCAGGATGGCGCACTGGAGGCCATGCGCCGGGGCAACCCGGCGGCCCGCGCGCTGCCGCTGCTCGCGGCCATCGCCGCCGGCAGACCGGCCGTCATCCGATTGCCCTACTGGCCGGGGCTTCGGCTCGACGTCCGTCTGGAGCCAGCCGCATGACCCTGCTCGACGAGGTCTACGCCAAGCTTCCGCACGCCGGTGCCATGTGCCTGCTCGAGGAGGCACTCGAGCACGACCGAGACTCTATCCGCTGCGCGACGACATCCCACCGCGACCCGTGCAATCCGCTGCGTCGCGACGGCACCCTGTCCTCGGTTCAGGGCGTGGAATATGCCGCCCAAGCCGCGGCTGCGCACGGCGTCCTGACCGATGTCCTCGACGGCGAGACGGCCCTGCTTCTCGGAGCCGTACGCGACCTGGAGCTGAGCGTCGCGAGACTCGACTGTCTGCCGACTCCGCTTCAGGTGACGGCATGGCTCGAAGCCCGCGCCGGGGTCAATGCCGTCTACCGCTTCGAGCTGAGCGCGGACGAACGCGTCTGCGTGCGCGGCCGCATCACCCTGTTAAACCGCGTCTCACCGAGATCGAGGACACCTCCGAAGCCAAACGCAACATGAAAATGACGTATGTCGCGCTGGGCGCGGTTTAGGCCCCGCCACGGACGCCGTATGAAACACGCACTGGACACGGGTGCGAGCGGCGCCCTTGGCCGGCATGAAGGCGGAACAAGGGTCACGCGTCGTCGACGTCGCCTTGCTCGGCTTCTACAATGTCACCCAGCCCCTGCTCCTGCCGATGATTCGCGAGCGCTGGGGACAGATCATCAACCTGAACGGCGCCATGGCATGAAAGGAACCATCGTTGTCATCCCCGCATTCAACGAAGCGCGAACGATCCGCGAGGTCGTCACGGCCGTCCGTCGCCAGGACGTCGATCGCATCATCGTCGTCGATGACGGCTCTATGGATGCCACCGCGACGCTGATTCGTTCGCT
The sequence above is drawn from the Thiocapsa rosea genome and encodes:
- a CDS encoding beta-ketoacyl-ACP synthase — protein: MSPARIRAYTLTTALGHGCRPHRQALSEMRPGLRLWTPEEAPVQSWAGVVDGLDAVRLPARLAEFDCRNNRLAELALGGDGFAEQVEAARERRGPSRIGLFLGTSTSGIRHTEQCYRRHFEEKTPGLGDDLRFAYTHAYVSLADYCRRRLGLSGPAVVISTACSSGAKTFAAAQRALSAGLCDAAVVGGVDTLCATTLLGFHALGLLSPTPCTPWGQGRTGISIGEGAAFALLERDGDADDDGLSLLGFGESTDAYHIASPHPQGDGAVLAMRAALDSAGLSADAIDYINLHGTGTPANDLSEDRAVARVFGEAAIAGATKGWTGHTLGASGAVEAVISLICLREGLLPGTLNTQRFDPELKTRLIRNSEARPIARVLSNAFGFAGNNCALVFGRTSCA
- a CDS encoding beta-ketoacyl synthase chain length factor, whose product is MRLTVTGIGIVGPGLADWTDARPVLAGDRPYVPDTLRVTAPVGLNPNERRRATLATRLALDAARQATAQRANAQRANGGDDEATTELATVFASADGDMGLIDSMCRDIYAHRVPPSPTVFQNSVHNAVAGYWSIAEGCRGPSTSLAAGDGTFAAGLLEAATQVTYFAGSVLLVAFEVPAPERLHPHRPFDSAFACALRLGPAAPSSDRTTLDLTLCDDEQPFTPMQDGALEAMRRGNPAARALPLLAAIAAGRPAVIRLPYWPGLRLDVRLEPAA
- a CDS encoding hydroxymyristoyl-ACP dehydratase, with translation MTLLDEVYAKLPHAGAMCLLEEALEHDRDSIRCATTSHRDPCNPLRRDGTLSSVQGVEYAAQAAAAHGVLTDVLDGETALLLGAVRDLELSVARLDCLPTPLQVTAWLEARAGVNAVYRFELSADERVCVRGRITLLNRVSPRSRTPPKPNAT